A genomic region of Salinibacterium sp. NK8237 contains the following coding sequences:
- a CDS encoding alpha-galactosidase: MLSTNNTNDIVHLRAAGTSFVLDARGTGVPSITHWGADLGELDHDQLVALADSRERALGPSSIDEPFRLSIVPLLAEGWTGLPGLEGRHDRAAGASGGRVRRPSLQTASIEHPTPDRISVTLVDDDALSLTIDFELSAAGVLRSRSRLTNTATEAFELSSLATVLPLPPVARERLDFSGIWAAERQPQRSAIDYGTWLRESRHGRRGHNDSFLTVSGTPGFGFRHGEVWAVHAGTSGDTRVWIDRLALGYTTVGVAELLAPGEVRLATGDTHETPWAYAAWSDAGLDGLSDRFHEWFRGLPAHPSTPRPLTLNTWEAVYFDHNFDQLAALADAAADVGVERFVLDDGWMTGRTDDKRALGDWTVDAASWPEGLAPLVDRVTASGMQFGLWVEPEMVSLDSDLAREHPEWILRDDDRPLPKSWRNQHVLDLDNPAAREHVRDAIAALLDEYAISYLKWDMNRDLLGGSVHRHVAATYLLMDELRERYPHVEIESCASGGARVDAGVLERVQRVWPSDTNDAHDRFSIMRWTNLLVPFEYLGSHVGSSPAHTSGRSLSLSFRLATALMGHSGIEWDLTAATSEERDALRTWAGVYRSLRGLIHSGRVVRSELSADPIVTGIVADDAPGSAADAVFWVTNLVTPTDSVPTARRLPGLDPHRMYRITPVDVGAEAATYPGTAPAWWHDGELTLSGAALGSVGFTLPILHPDEALVLRVTAVPAAAAANNGGAL, translated from the coding sequence TTGCTGTCAACGAATAACACGAACGACATCGTTCACCTCCGCGCCGCGGGCACCAGCTTCGTGCTGGATGCTCGCGGCACGGGCGTGCCGTCGATCACGCACTGGGGTGCAGACCTCGGAGAACTTGACCACGACCAGCTCGTGGCGCTCGCAGATTCGCGCGAGCGTGCCCTCGGGCCGAGTTCCATCGACGAACCTTTCCGGCTGAGCATCGTTCCCTTGCTCGCCGAGGGCTGGACCGGGTTGCCCGGTCTCGAAGGCCGCCATGACCGGGCCGCCGGAGCGAGCGGCGGGCGTGTGCGCCGGCCGTCTTTGCAGACCGCGAGCATCGAGCATCCGACCCCTGACCGCATCTCGGTCACGCTGGTCGACGACGATGCCCTCAGCCTCACCATTGACTTTGAACTTTCCGCCGCCGGAGTGCTGCGCAGCCGTTCACGATTGACCAACACCGCTACCGAGGCTTTCGAGCTTTCATCGCTGGCCACTGTTCTTCCACTCCCGCCGGTTGCGCGCGAGCGACTCGACTTCAGCGGAATTTGGGCGGCAGAACGCCAACCCCAGCGTTCCGCTATCGACTACGGAACCTGGCTGCGCGAGTCGCGCCACGGTCGCCGCGGTCACAACGATTCCTTCCTCACCGTGTCGGGAACACCCGGCTTTGGTTTCCGCCACGGTGAGGTTTGGGCAGTGCACGCCGGAACGAGCGGTGATACCCGCGTTTGGATTGATCGCCTTGCGCTCGGCTACACCACGGTGGGCGTCGCCGAACTGTTGGCTCCCGGCGAAGTGCGTCTCGCGACGGGCGACACCCACGAAACTCCGTGGGCCTACGCCGCGTGGTCGGATGCCGGCCTCGACGGGCTGAGCGACCGTTTCCACGAGTGGTTCCGTGGCCTCCCCGCGCATCCTTCGACACCGCGCCCGCTCACCCTCAACACGTGGGAGGCCGTCTACTTCGATCACAACTTTGATCAGCTCGCAGCACTTGCGGATGCCGCAGCCGATGTCGGTGTCGAGCGTTTCGTTCTCGACGACGGCTGGATGACCGGCCGCACCGACGACAAGCGCGCGCTCGGCGACTGGACGGTAGATGCCGCGTCATGGCCCGAGGGTCTCGCTCCACTCGTTGACCGAGTGACAGCCAGCGGGATGCAATTCGGGTTGTGGGTCGAGCCCGAGATGGTGTCGCTCGACTCCGATCTTGCGCGCGAGCATCCGGAGTGGATTTTGCGCGACGATGACCGGCCGCTGCCGAAGTCGTGGCGCAACCAGCACGTGCTCGATCTTGATAACCCTGCCGCGCGTGAGCATGTGCGCGATGCGATTGCGGCGCTGCTCGACGAGTACGCGATCAGCTACCTCAAGTGGGACATGAACCGTGATTTGCTCGGTGGCTCGGTGCACCGCCATGTCGCCGCAACGTATCTGCTCATGGACGAACTGCGCGAGCGCTACCCGCACGTCGAAATCGAGTCCTGTGCTTCGGGTGGTGCCCGAGTGGATGCCGGAGTGCTCGAGCGCGTTCAGCGCGTCTGGCCATCCGACACCAATGATGCGCACGACCGTTTCTCGATCATGCGCTGGACCAACCTGCTCGTGCCGTTCGAGTACCTCGGATCGCACGTTGGCTCGTCGCCCGCGCACACCTCGGGGCGTTCGCTGTCTCTGAGCTTCCGGCTCGCAACCGCGCTCATGGGGCACTCTGGTATCGAATGGGATCTCACCGCCGCGACTTCCGAAGAGCGAGATGCGCTGCGTACGTGGGCGGGCGTTTACCGTTCACTGCGCGGACTCATCCATTCGGGGCGAGTGGTGCGCAGCGAACTCAGTGCAGACCCGATCGTCACCGGCATCGTCGCGGATGACGCCCCGGGCTCTGCCGCCGATGCTGTCTTCTGGGTGACCAACCTCGTGACCCCCACCGACTCTGTACCTACCGCCCGGCGCTTGCCCGGGCTTGACCCGCACCGTATGTACCGCATCACCCCCGTAGATGTGGGTGCGGAAGCGGCAACCTACCCGGGCACTGCGCCAGCGTGGTGGCACGACGGCGAGCTCACGCTGTCGGGCGCAGCGCTCGGGTCGGTTGGTTTCACGTTGCCGATTCTGCATCCGGATGAGGCGCTGGTGCTGCGCGTTACTGCGGTGCCAGCAGCAGCGGCGGCGAACAACGGCGGGGCGCTCTAA
- a CDS encoding ABC transporter substrate-binding protein, whose product MANRIARAGGALVLVSALALSACSTGAGTDGGTDAADACTPSDGPVTLSFTTWLPGMEDAAAIWNEQNPDIQVEVQTGPNGLGGTYNNFFNQIEAGNAPDLGQIEYDALPNFRVQDGVVNIASCEGVMDAQDEFIDWTWSQVTFGEEDSVYAIPQDTGPEALFYRADLFEAAGIDIPTTWDEYAEAAAQIREEGGYITNFSQSDINAFAGLVWQADGQWFENDGEAWDVTLDSPESLMVADYWQGLLDDDLVATLPAWTDEWNNGYNSGEVWSWVSAVWGANSITSGAPDTAGNWAVAPMPQWNEGDSAAGNWGGSSTAVLKGSEHPYEAAQFALWLNTDPEALASMNATANIYPATKTGGDLPAFSEGLDFFGGQNIYDVFAAAGAEVNPDFTWGPTMTQVYTDVADGFSGAISGSGTLTDALTDGQQKTIDAMKAAAIAVNE is encoded by the coding sequence ATGGCTAATCGCATAGCTCGCGCTGGAGGAGCATTGGTGCTCGTCTCCGCGCTCGCACTCTCAGCATGCTCCACCGGTGCAGGCACAGACGGTGGCACTGACGCCGCTGACGCGTGCACCCCGTCTGACGGACCCGTAACGCTCAGCTTCACCACGTGGCTGCCCGGCATGGAAGATGCCGCAGCAATCTGGAACGAACAGAACCCCGACATCCAAGTTGAAGTTCAGACCGGACCCAACGGTCTTGGTGGAACGTACAACAACTTCTTCAACCAGATCGAAGCCGGCAACGCGCCCGACCTCGGTCAGATTGAATACGATGCACTGCCCAACTTCCGTGTACAAGACGGCGTTGTCAACATCGCCTCGTGTGAGGGAGTAATGGACGCGCAGGACGAGTTCATCGACTGGACCTGGAGCCAGGTCACTTTCGGTGAAGAAGACTCGGTCTACGCAATTCCGCAGGACACCGGCCCCGAGGCTCTGTTCTACCGTGCCGACCTGTTCGAAGCCGCTGGCATCGACATCCCGACCACGTGGGACGAATACGCTGAGGCAGCCGCGCAAATTCGTGAAGAGGGTGGCTACATCACCAACTTCTCGCAGAGCGACATCAACGCCTTCGCCGGACTCGTCTGGCAGGCAGATGGCCAGTGGTTCGAAAACGACGGCGAAGCTTGGGACGTAACCCTTGACTCGCCCGAGTCGCTCATGGTTGCTGACTACTGGCAGGGACTGCTTGACGATGACCTCGTTGCAACCCTCCCGGCTTGGACCGATGAGTGGAACAACGGCTACAACTCCGGTGAAGTCTGGAGCTGGGTTTCTGCAGTATGGGGTGCAAACTCCATCACGAGTGGTGCACCTGACACCGCAGGTAACTGGGCTGTAGCTCCGATGCCGCAGTGGAACGAAGGCGACTCTGCTGCCGGCAACTGGGGCGGATCGAGCACCGCAGTTCTCAAAGGAAGCGAACACCCTTACGAGGCTGCACAGTTCGCTCTCTGGTTGAACACCGACCCTGAGGCACTCGCCAGCATGAACGCAACGGCGAACATCTATCCCGCAACGAAGACCGGTGGCGACCTGCCGGCCTTCTCCGAAGGTCTTGACTTCTTCGGCGGACAGAACATCTACGACGTCTTCGCCGCTGCCGGCGCAGAAGTTAACCCTGACTTCACGTGGGGCCCGACTATGACGCAGGTGTACACGGATGTTGCTGACGGATTCTCTGGCGCCATCTCCGGTTCAGGCACCCTCACGGATGCCTTGACCGACGGTCAGCAGAAGACAATCGACGCCATGAAGGCTGCCGCGATTGCTGTCAACGAATAA
- a CDS encoding carbohydrate ABC transporter permease, which produces MSATKAPVKKHNGPRESLFSRSGAMLVMAICTFYFLIPIWWLFVAATKDRGDFTSSAPLWFADFNLIDNIVNLANYREGLFFQWMLNSILYAGAGAAVATLFATMMGYALAKYSFRGRETLFNVVLGGVLVPATALALPLFLVFSQVGATNTFWSVFLPSIVSPFGVYLARIYASSSVPDELVEAARIDGSGEVRTFFTVATRLMTPAMVTIFLFQFVTIWNNFFLPLIMLRDEKLFPVTLGLYIWNSQVNQIPEIRAYVIIGALLSIIPLIIAFLSLQRFWRSGLGTGALK; this is translated from the coding sequence ATGAGTGCCACCAAAGCTCCCGTGAAGAAGCACAACGGTCCTCGCGAAAGCCTCTTCTCGCGTTCGGGCGCCATGCTCGTGATGGCAATCTGCACGTTCTACTTCCTGATTCCGATCTGGTGGCTGTTCGTCGCAGCGACGAAAGACCGTGGCGACTTCACGTCATCTGCGCCGCTGTGGTTCGCTGACTTCAACCTGATTGACAACATCGTCAATCTGGCTAACTACCGCGAGGGCCTCTTCTTTCAGTGGATGCTCAACAGCATCCTCTACGCCGGAGCCGGTGCCGCAGTAGCGACGCTCTTCGCGACGATGATGGGGTACGCGCTAGCGAAGTACAGCTTCCGCGGCCGCGAAACGCTCTTCAACGTCGTGCTCGGTGGCGTGCTAGTTCCCGCAACGGCGCTTGCGCTTCCGCTGTTCTTGGTCTTTAGCCAGGTCGGCGCAACCAACACATTCTGGTCGGTGTTCTTGCCGAGCATCGTGAGCCCGTTCGGTGTCTACCTTGCTCGTATCTACGCGAGCTCGAGCGTGCCCGATGAGCTCGTCGAGGCCGCACGCATCGATGGCTCCGGAGAAGTGCGCACCTTCTTTACCGTCGCTACCCGGCTCATGACGCCGGCAATGGTCACTATCTTCCTGTTCCAATTCGTCACCATCTGGAACAACTTCTTCCTGCCGCTCATCATGCTGCGCGACGAGAAGCTGTTCCCTGTGACCCTTGGCCTCTACATCTGGAACAGCCAGGTCAACCAGATCCCCGAAATCCGGGCGTACGTGATCATCGGCGCACTGCTGTCGATCATCCCGCTCATCATTGCTTTCCTCAGCCTGCAGCGCTTCTGGCGCAGTGGCCTAGGAACCGGCGCACTCAAGTAG
- a CDS encoding carbohydrate ABC transporter permease, translated as MTTDIAKPATPNKAVTKKIRVKTKATNNRGAVLFFIAPFSVLFSLFYILPILVAIYQSLLTVEREGTFGKPTEVFGGFVQYARVFQDSSFWDSILRVLGFGVVQVPIMLGLALLLALLLDSPLVKGKRFFRLAFFAPYAVPGVIAAVMWGFLYSPNLSPFTAITKEINFLGADLVLWSIANVVTWVFVGYNMIIIYSALLAIPSEIYEAARLDGASQARIAWSIKIPLITPAITLTAIFSIIGTLQLLAEPQVFKSFTSAVTSTYTPNLLIYSTASVPNVNLAAAFSVVLALFTFALSFTVLKFTQRKAD; from the coding sequence ATGACTACAGACATTGCTAAGCCCGCTACACCTAACAAGGCGGTGACGAAGAAGATCCGAGTGAAAACTAAGGCCACTAATAACCGTGGAGCGGTGCTGTTCTTCATCGCGCCGTTCTCCGTGCTTTTCAGCCTGTTCTATATTCTGCCGATTCTGGTCGCGATCTATCAGTCGCTGCTGACGGTCGAGCGCGAAGGTACTTTCGGCAAGCCAACTGAGGTGTTCGGCGGTTTCGTGCAGTACGCCCGGGTCTTCCAAGACTCCTCGTTCTGGGATTCCATTCTTCGGGTTCTCGGCTTCGGCGTCGTACAGGTTCCGATCATGCTCGGTCTGGCTCTGCTGCTGGCCCTGCTGTTGGACTCGCCGCTGGTCAAGGGCAAGCGATTCTTCCGCCTTGCCTTCTTTGCTCCTTACGCGGTTCCCGGCGTCATCGCCGCTGTCATGTGGGGTTTTCTTTACTCGCCCAACCTGTCGCCGTTCACTGCGATCACGAAAGAGATCAACTTCTTGGGCGCTGACCTTGTGCTCTGGTCGATCGCGAACGTGGTCACCTGGGTCTTCGTCGGCTACAACATGATCATCATCTACTCGGCGTTACTGGCGATCCCGAGTGAGATTTATGAAGCGGCTCGCCTCGATGGTGCATCACAGGCTCGAATTGCTTGGTCGATCAAGATTCCGCTGATCACGCCGGCTATTACGCTCACCGCCATCTTCTCGATCATCGGCACCCTGCAGTTGCTCGCCGAACCTCAAGTGTTCAAGAGTTTCACATCGGCCGTGACCAGCACCTACACCCCCAACTTGCTCATCTACTCGACAGCTTCGGTGCCGAACGTGAACCTTGCCGCAGCATTCTCGGTGGTTCTCGCGCTCTTCACCTTCGCGCTCTCGTTCACCGTGCTCAAGTTCACCCAGCGAAAGGCTGACTGA
- a CDS encoding beta-galactosidase, producing the protein MTTPRADRVASWSPDSLVLGCDYNPEQWSEDVWQQDVALMQQAGVTLVAINIFGWAEIEPRAGEYDFTRLDAIMDLLHSAGIRVNLGTGTSSPPAWLTTAHPDILPTAADGTRRWQGGRQGWCPSSPEFRSAALGLVEKVSERYSGHPALAMWHVSNELGCHNAHCYCDTSAAAFRVWLQSRYDTIDGLNAAWGTTFWSQRYSDWNEVLPPRVTLSSANPSQRLDFSRFSSDELLGYYKAEAALLRSKSDIPVTTNFMVTAHIRSQNYWQWASEMDVIANDHYLDHRLPHPVSELSFAADLTRGLAQGAPWVLMEQASSAVSWQPYNLAKQPGEMLRNTLTHVARGADTVCFFQWRASRQGAEKFHSALLPHAGTDTTVWRETLDLGEKLHSLEPLAGTRVEASVALVFSWEAWWAAEGDSQPSSAVRYLEQVHAAYEALRANGVTVDVVAPGAALDAYKLVVVPSLYLVDDASAAVISDFVAGGGNAVVTFFSGIVDETDGIRLDVTGETPPGAFSDMLGVWTEQFMPVTPDTRLVLNDGGAASIWAEHVRPTTADVVAEFASGPIPGGPAVTRNRFGSGAAWYVATALDEPSFADLMGRALNEAGVEQLELPAGVEVVTRSNDTDRFRFVINHSANEISFPADGAELLTETTVAGSVAVPAGGVRVIRLTVEEGATR; encoded by the coding sequence GTGACCACACCCCGCGCAGATCGCGTCGCGAGCTGGTCACCCGATTCCCTCGTGCTCGGTTGTGATTACAACCCCGAGCAGTGGTCCGAAGATGTGTGGCAGCAGGATGTCGCCCTCATGCAGCAGGCCGGCGTCACCCTCGTCGCGATCAACATCTTCGGCTGGGCCGAGATCGAGCCGCGAGCGGGAGAGTACGACTTCACGCGCCTCGACGCCATCATGGATCTGCTGCACTCTGCTGGCATCCGTGTAAACCTTGGCACCGGCACCTCATCGCCGCCCGCGTGGCTCACCACCGCACACCCCGACATTCTGCCCACCGCAGCCGACGGCACCCGCCGCTGGCAGGGTGGCCGCCAAGGCTGGTGCCCGAGCTCTCCCGAATTCCGCTCTGCAGCCCTCGGCCTCGTTGAGAAAGTTTCCGAGCGCTACAGCGGCCATCCTGCACTCGCGATGTGGCACGTCTCCAATGAACTCGGGTGCCACAACGCGCACTGCTACTGCGACACTTCTGCTGCCGCGTTCCGCGTCTGGTTGCAGTCGCGCTACGACACCATCGATGGCCTGAACGCCGCCTGGGGCACCACCTTTTGGAGCCAGCGCTACAGCGACTGGAACGAAGTTCTGCCTCCCCGCGTCACCCTTTCTTCGGCGAACCCGTCGCAACGACTCGATTTCTCACGCTTCAGCTCAGACGAACTGCTCGGCTACTACAAAGCCGAAGCGGCGCTGTTGCGCTCGAAGAGCGACATCCCCGTCACCACGAACTTCATGGTGACCGCGCACATCCGCAGCCAGAACTACTGGCAGTGGGCGAGCGAAATGGATGTCATCGCTAACGATCACTACCTCGACCACCGGCTGCCGCATCCGGTTAGCGAACTTTCTTTTGCCGCCGACCTCACTCGTGGTCTCGCCCAGGGTGCTCCGTGGGTGCTGATGGAGCAGGCAAGCAGCGCCGTGAGCTGGCAGCCATACAATCTCGCCAAGCAGCCGGGCGAAATGCTTCGCAACACGTTGACGCACGTTGCTCGGGGAGCAGACACCGTCTGCTTCTTTCAGTGGCGAGCGTCGCGCCAAGGCGCCGAGAAGTTTCATTCGGCCCTGCTTCCTCACGCTGGTACTGACACTACTGTGTGGCGCGAGACCCTCGACCTTGGTGAGAAACTCCACTCCCTCGAGCCTCTCGCGGGCACTCGGGTCGAAGCGTCCGTTGCACTCGTGTTCAGCTGGGAAGCATGGTGGGCTGCCGAGGGCGACTCGCAGCCATCGTCTGCCGTTCGCTATCTCGAGCAAGTGCATGCCGCCTACGAAGCGCTGCGCGCCAACGGCGTGACGGTGGATGTTGTTGCGCCCGGCGCCGCGCTCGACGCCTACAAGCTTGTCGTGGTTCCTAGCCTTTACCTCGTTGATGACGCCAGCGCGGCTGTTATCAGCGACTTCGTTGCCGGCGGTGGCAACGCGGTTGTCACCTTCTTCTCCGGCATCGTGGACGAGACTGACGGCATCCGCCTCGATGTCACGGGCGAGACACCGCCTGGTGCATTCAGCGACATGCTTGGCGTGTGGACCGAGCAGTTCATGCCCGTCACCCCTGATACCCGTCTCGTTCTCAACGATGGCGGCGCGGCAAGCATCTGGGCTGAGCACGTGCGCCCCACCACAGCGGATGTTGTTGCTGAGTTCGCGTCGGGCCCCATTCCTGGCGGTCCGGCCGTCACTCGCAATCGTTTCGGTTCGGGTGCTGCGTGGTACGTGGCGACCGCGCTCGACGAGCCAAGTTTTGCTGACCTTATGGGCCGCGCGCTCAACGAGGCCGGTGTCGAACAACTCGAACTCCCCGCCGGTGTTGAAGTTGTGACACGGTCGAACGACACCGACCGGTTCCGTTTTGTGATCAATCACAGTGCGAATGAAATTTCTTTCCCCGCCGACGGCGCAGAATTGTTGACGGAAACTACAGTCGCAGGTTCGGTGGCTGTTCCCGCTGGTGGCGTTCGCGTCATCCGCCTGACTGTCGAAGAAGGAGCAACGCGATGA
- a CDS encoding LacI family DNA-binding transcriptional regulator codes for MATPGTRPRRATIFDVAAEANVSRGTVSRMLNGEPYVSDSAREAIEKAIAKVGYVRNMAARNLATQRSKAIALIVHEPHSVFLEDPNIGAILLGTNDRLSEDDYQLVCLIIGSDRDSARIADYLRGGFVDGAVIVSAREHDPIADAIAHIGLPAVFVGHPMSTPDMPYVGIDNRGAARDITRELLSTGRKKVGMIAAALDRDSGSERLAGFRDALGDQFDENLVVDFPLYSRNSGVEGMKALLDRAGDIDGVFAASDALAAGAMDVLRERGRSVPGDIGIVGFDDSDWAMRCQPQLTTVRQPADLLGREAASMVLELVNGITPETPGRILPTEIKLRGSA; via the coding sequence ATGGCAACCCCTGGGACACGACCACGCCGCGCGACAATCTTTGACGTCGCGGCTGAGGCTAATGTCTCCCGGGGCACCGTATCCCGCATGCTCAACGGCGAACCGTACGTTTCTGACTCCGCGCGAGAGGCCATCGAGAAGGCCATCGCCAAGGTCGGCTACGTGCGCAATATGGCGGCCCGCAACCTCGCAACCCAGCGATCCAAAGCAATTGCGCTCATCGTGCACGAGCCCCACTCGGTCTTTCTCGAAGACCCCAACATCGGCGCCATTCTGCTCGGCACCAATGATCGGCTCTCTGAAGACGACTACCAGCTCGTCTGCCTCATCATCGGCTCCGACCGTGACAGCGCTCGCATCGCCGACTACCTTCGCGGCGGTTTCGTCGACGGTGCCGTCATCGTCTCGGCCCGCGAGCACGATCCCATCGCTGACGCCATCGCCCACATCGGGCTCCCCGCCGTCTTCGTCGGACACCCCATGAGCACGCCCGATATGCCCTACGTTGGCATCGATAACCGCGGCGCTGCCCGCGACATCACTCGCGAGCTGCTCTCCACCGGCCGCAAGAAAGTCGGCATGATTGCCGCCGCCCTCGACCGCGACTCCGGTAGCGAACGACTTGCTGGTTTTCGGGATGCCCTGGGCGACCAGTTCGACGAGAACCTCGTTGTCGACTTTCCGCTTTACTCGCGCAACAGCGGCGTTGAGGGAATGAAGGCCCTCCTCGACCGTGCCGGCGACATCGACGGAGTCTTCGCGGCATCCGATGCTCTCGCGGCTGGCGCCATGGATGTGCTGCGCGAACGCGGTCGTTCCGTACCGGGCGACATCGGCATTGTCGGCTTCGATGACAGCGACTGGGCGATGCGGTGCCAGCCCCAACTCACGACGGTGCGCCAACCTGCCGACCTTTTGGGGCGCGAAGCGGCATCCATGGTGTTGGAACTCGTGAATGGCATTACACCCGAGACTCCCGGTCGCATTCTGCCCACCGAAATCAAGCTTCGCGGGTCGGCCTAA
- the lysS gene encoding lysine--tRNA ligase: protein MNDAANAPDPTEAEVSEQKAVRLEKRQRLIDSGAEAYPVGVAITTSIPAVREKYPSLEADDTTGDVVGLAGRIVHLRNTGKLCFASLQSGDGQRIQVMVSLGEVGDESLALWKELVDLGDHLFVSGEIISSRRGELSVMVKDWKIAAKAVLPLPNLHKDLSDEQRVRSRYLDLIVREQARFTVRARAKVNSSLRATFAAHDYLEVETPMLQTMHGGASARPFITNSNAFDTDLYLRIAPELFLKRAVVGGIERVFEINRNFRNEGADSTHSPEFAMVEAYQAYGDYNQMADLTQELVQNSAVAVTGSTLVTLSDGTEYDLGGDWARISMYDSLNEAAGLSITPQTPAAELKVLADAVDIEVTQPTHGKYVEELWEHYVKPGLDRPTFVMDFPVDTSPLVRDHRTIEGVVEKWDLYIRGFELATGYSELVDPVIQRERFVEQALLASQGDVEAMRLDEDFIRALEHGMPPSGGIGVGVDRLLMAITGLGIRETILFPLVK from the coding sequence CAGCGACTGATCGATTCGGGCGCTGAGGCGTACCCGGTTGGGGTCGCCATCACCACGAGCATTCCGGCTGTTCGCGAGAAGTATCCCTCGCTTGAAGCGGATGACACTACGGGCGATGTTGTCGGCCTTGCTGGTCGCATCGTGCACCTCCGCAACACGGGCAAGCTGTGCTTCGCGTCGCTGCAGTCGGGCGACGGCCAACGCATCCAGGTCATGGTGTCACTCGGCGAAGTGGGCGACGAGTCGCTCGCTCTCTGGAAAGAACTAGTTGACCTCGGTGACCACCTCTTCGTGAGCGGCGAGATCATCTCGAGCCGCCGCGGTGAGCTGTCGGTCATGGTCAAGGACTGGAAGATCGCCGCCAAGGCCGTCTTGCCCCTCCCGAACCTCCACAAAGACTTGAGCGACGAACAGCGCGTTCGTAGCCGCTACCTCGACCTCATCGTGCGCGAACAGGCCCGCTTCACGGTGCGTGCCCGCGCCAAGGTCAACTCGAGCCTGCGCGCAACGTTCGCCGCGCACGACTACCTCGAAGTCGAAACGCCGATGCTTCAGACGATGCACGGTGGGGCATCCGCTCGTCCGTTCATCACGAACTCAAATGCGTTCGACACCGACCTCTACCTGCGAATCGCGCCGGAACTGTTCTTGAAGCGTGCCGTCGTCGGTGGCATCGAGCGCGTGTTCGAGATCAACCGCAACTTCCGCAACGAGGGCGCAGACTCCACCCACTCGCCCGAGTTCGCGATGGTCGAGGCCTACCAGGCCTACGGCGACTACAACCAGATGGCCGACCTCACTCAGGAGCTCGTTCAGAACTCGGCGGTTGCTGTCACCGGTTCCACGCTCGTCACGCTCTCCGATGGCACTGAATACGACCTCGGCGGCGACTGGGCGCGCATCTCCATGTACGACTCCCTCAACGAGGCAGCCGGGCTCAGCATTACCCCGCAGACGCCCGCCGCCGAGCTAAAGGTGCTGGCGGATGCCGTCGACATCGAGGTCACGCAGCCCACCCACGGCAAGTACGTTGAAGAGCTGTGGGAGCACTACGTCAAGCCGGGCCTCGACCGCCCGACCTTCGTCATGGACTTCCCCGTTGACACGAGCCCGCTCGTGCGCGACCACCGCACCATCGAGGGTGTTGTGGAGAAGTGGGACCTCTACATTCGTGGGTTCGAGCTGGCCACCGGCTACTCCGAACTCGTCGACCCGGTTATCCAGCGTGAACGCTTCGTTGAGCAAGCACTCTTGGCTAGCCAAGGCGACGTCGAAGCGATGCGCCTCGACGAAGACTTCATCCGCGCCCTCGAGCACGGCATGCCGCCGAGCGGTGGAATCGGTGTTGGCGTTGACCGTTTGCTGATGGCCATCACTGGCCTCGGCATCCGCGAAACCATCCTCTTTCCGTTAGTTAAGTAG